The genomic window TCGGTCAGGTCGATGCACGCGAGTTTCGCGACATAACCGACATCCATTCCTTCGTTCGATTCGGACATTTGTTTTCCCCAATTTCCAAAAATAAAGCCCGCAGTATAAATAAACCGCGGGCTTGCGCAACTTCCAAGGCAGGGAAGATTACTCCCCGTAGGCCTTGGTTCGCATGGTTTCCGTGAGTACGTGGGGATAGACCTGCTGCACAAAATCAACGATGTTGGTTTCGTATCCGGTCCCCTCGGCCTCGCGCTCGCCCTGTACGGCAATGTAGGCCCAGCGATTCGCCGTGCTGCGAACCACGCGGTCCCAGGCCAGCCAAAACATACGGGAATAGTGCGAAGGCGTTTCGCGGTCCTGCCCCACGAACCAGTAGGCATAGAAGGAATAGTAGGGAACCGGCCCATCGGGCGTACGATAGGTGCGGGACGCCTTGATGACCCGAACCTTGAGCGGATCGCGGCCTTCCAGCGGAACCTCGAGATTATATTCGCCATCGAGCGTATTGCCCTGCCCCTTCAAACAGCGCTGCGGACGATGGATACTGTCGCGGGCCGTTCCCGAAAGGACAATCGAGGCAAACAGACGGGTTCCAACATCGTTGGTGAAGGCCGACTTCACGAACTCGGTATCCTCCGGAAGCTGCTCCTTTTCGGCGCGCGCCATGTTGAACAGGCGGTCACCGCATTCCGGACAGATGTCGGGGATTTCGAGATCGCTGATATAGTACGAGGCGTCCTTGTAGTCCTTGGCGCACAATTCCGGGTTATGGCAGAA from Pontiella desulfatans includes these protein-coding regions:
- a CDS encoding exosortase-associated EpsI family protein produces the protein MEKSLLKPFLSIVILMTLSIFALAFTVGVELNFIPGVEMKFPREVEGWGGNQLKFCHNPELCAKDYKDASYYISDLEIPDICPECGDRLFNMARAEKEQLPEDTEFVKSAFTNDVGTRLFASIVLSGTARDSIHRPQRCLKGQGNTLDGEYNLEVPLEGRDPLKVRVIKASRTYRTPDGPVPYYSFYAYWFVGQDRETPSHYSRMFWLAWDRVVRSTANRWAYIAVQGEREAEGTGYETNIVDFVQQVYPHVLTETMRTKAYGE